The following are from one region of the Siniperca chuatsi isolate FFG_IHB_CAS linkage group LG13, ASM2008510v1, whole genome shotgun sequence genome:
- the LOC122886987 gene encoding immunoglobulin lambda-1 light chain-like gives MLFLPAAALCCLCSALVAMAAELIQDDLTLTRRVGEAVSFSCGGTDQCDRDYVYWYQKKDTETFTVILDINRRSGAIDSGYNHPQINDFSAVNKQNGCELKIKKANVYHSASYYCSCWYVTHRNIYFIFGSGTKLYVTDEQVVKPVVSVYPAASRAHLEGKSSLLCLASAMFPPLVQFSWKRQKENGPLEDLPPAEGEQLEFKELGCTAAIRVIDRDALPTYKYRCYVQHEGGTVDQTEQGVSAPTSPPTSPPTSLPASPPPSTPPSPPPSIPTSPPPAASVQSQCRVKLLCLLYTVLIVKSLVYCCGLSLLMILRNKGPSTNCTQAD, from the exons ATGCTtttcctcccagctgctgctctgtgctgtctgtgttcag cgctggttgccatggcagcagaGCTGATTCAGGATGATTTAACATTGACCAGGAGAGTTGGTGAAGCTGTCTCCTTCAGCTGTGGAGGAACTGACCAGTGTGACAGAGATTATGTATACTGGTACCAgaagaaagacacagaaacattCACAGTGATTCTTGATATTAATAGGCGTAGTGGTGCCATAGATTCAGGCTACAATCATCCTCAGATAAATGATTTCTCAGCTGTGAATAAACAGAACGGCTGTGAGTTGAAGATCAAGAAAGCTAACGTCTATCATTCAGCCTCCTACTACTGCTCCTGTTGGTATGTTACCCACA GAAATATCTACTTCATCTTTGGCTCTGGAACTAAACTGTATGTAACAG ATGAGCAGGTGGTGAAGCCCGTGGTGAGCGTGTACCCAGCAGCATCCAGAGCCCACCTGGAGGGGAAGAGCTCCCTGCTGTGTCTGGCCTCAGCCATGTTTCCTCCTCTGGTCCAGTTCTCTtggaaaagacaaaaggagaacGGTCCTCTGGAGGATCTGCCCCCTGCTGAGGGAGAGCAGCTGGAGTTCAAAGAGTTGGGATGCACCGCCGCCATCAGAGTGATTGATCGGGATGCTCTCCCCACATATAAATACCGCTGCTACGTCCAGCACGAGGGGGGCACAGTGGACCAAACAGAACAAG gGGTTTCTGCACCAACATCACCTCCAACATCACCTCCAACATCACTTCCAGCATCACCTCCACCATCAActccaccatcacctccaccaTCAATTCCAACATCACCTCcaccagcagcttcagtccagTCTCAGTGCAGGGTGAAGCTGCTCTGTCTGCTGTACACAGTGCTGATAGTGAAGAGTCTGGTGTACTGCTGTGGACTCTCGCTGCTGATGATCCTCAGAAACAAGGGACCGTCCACCAACTGCACACAAGCTGACTGA